A window of the Limanda limanda chromosome 8, fLimLim1.1, whole genome shotgun sequence genome harbors these coding sequences:
- the phlda2 gene encoding pleckstrin homology-like domain family A member 2: MKMSAAELSEVLKEGELEKRSDSLLQFWKRKTCVLTTDSLNIYPDTQKRSRGKELKLQAIRKVDCVERTGKFVYFTIVTTDNKEIDFRCPGEENCWNAVITMALIDFQNRKAIQDFKTLQDPESSSPGQTERRMARAP; encoded by the coding sequence ATGAAAATGTCAGCGGCGGAGCTCAGCGAGGTCCTGAAGGAGGGAGAGCTGGAGAAGAGGAGCGACAGCCTGCTCCAGTTCTGGAAGAGGAAGACGTGCGTGCTGACCACGGACAGCCTGAACATCTACCCGGACACGCAGAAGCGCTCCCGGGGCaaggagctgaagctgcaggCCATCAGGAAGGTGGACTGCGTGGAGCGCACCGGCAAGTTCGTCTACTTCACCATCGTCACCACGGACAATAAGGAGATCGATTTCCGGTGCCCTGGCGAGGAGAACTGCTGGAACGCGGTGATCACCATGGCACTGATCGACTTCCAGAACAGGAAGGCCATCCAGGACTTTAAAACGCTGCAGGACCCCGAGAGCTCGTCCCCGGGACAGACGGAGAGACGCATGGCGAGGGCTCCCTGA